Genomic segment of Fibrobacter succinogenes:
CAAATCGAGGTCTCGGAATCGAGCCGCTATTCTTCGCTGGACAATAGCGCTTTAGAAGCCGTTACCAACATGGGCAAATTTGATCCCATTCCAAAACTTTTAGAAAAAGAACGCTGGAGAATAGAAATTCCAATCCAGTACAAACTTAATGCCGGGAGGTCGTAATGAATTTTATTCTTGAATTTATAAAGCAAGGTGGTTACATTGGCTACATCTTGGTGGCCATGAACTTTGTTGGCTATGCCATTATCATTTGGAAAGTGATTTCGCTTATAGTCTTCAATAAAACAGTGCAGCCACGATTGACTGACAAGGTCATTCATCGTGTGGTGACATGCAATACGGACCATCACATCATTACCGAAAGTATTCGTACCGAAATTGGTCTTGCTTTTTCTCCTCTCACGAAGGGGCTTACGACGGTCGAAAACATTGCATCGATTTCTCCGATGCTTGGCCTCTTAGGTACAGTCGTTGGCATTTTTAACGCTTTCACGGTGATAGCGGCTTCAGGTCTTGATGATCCATCCGCTTTTGCGACGGGCATTAAGTTTGCTCTCGTGACAACGGTCCTTGGACTTGTGGTCGCTATCCCGCACGTGCTTGCTTTCAATTACCTGAACGCTCGAATGGAACAGGAACAAGACGAAGTCGAAAACCAAGTGCTTTTGCATTTGGGAAAGACTTTGCAAGAACGCGATGCCAGAAGATTAGAAAGGGCTTAAAATGGCTAAAAGACGTCGTCGAATCTCCTTGGACATGACACCGCTTATTGACTGTGTCTTTTTGTTGCTGGTTTTCTTCCTGGTGACCTCAGTCTTTAAGCAGGACAAGTCCGTCCTTAAACTTCTCTTGCCCGAAACGTCAAGCGAAGTCAAGCAAGAAGTTTCCGAAGGGTTCTTTATCGAACTTTCTGAAACAGAAATTGCCGTGAACGGCGAAATCGCGACTATCGAATTTTTGAAAAATAAGAGCGCCGCGGTGCAAAACAAAAAGGCTCCGGTTGCCTTGAAAATCGACAAGAAAACGCCCTACGAAAAAGTTGCCGAAGTATTGGACGTTCTCCAGATGGAAAAAATTTACAACATACAGTTTGTCAATGAATTAAAGAAGGAGTGAGTATGTCTCGGATTCGAATCAACATCGAAAAGGTGAACCAAATGTTCGAAGACTTTGCGAAGTTCCTGATTTCGCATCGTTTTCGGTTTATTGCAGGTCTCGTGATTCTGCTTGTGCTATCTGTCATTGGCGCCAAGAAAATTTACGTAGAAACTTCCTGGGATAGCTATTTTGTCGAAGGCGACCCGATGCTTGTTCAAACGGACAAGTTTAAGGAACTTTTCGGAAACGATTACTTTGTTTCTGTCCTCACGGAATGCGATGACATCTACA
This window contains:
- a CDS encoding biopolymer transporter ExbD; translation: MAKRRRRISLDMTPLIDCVFLLLVFFLVTSVFKQDKSVLKLLLPETSSEVKQEVSEGFFIELSETEIAVNGEIATIEFLKNKSAAVQNKKAPVALKIDKKTPYEKVAEVLDVLQMEKIYNIQFVNELKKE
- a CDS encoding MotA/TolQ/ExbB proton channel family protein yields the protein MNFILEFIKQGGYIGYILVAMNFVGYAIIIWKVISLIVFNKTVQPRLTDKVIHRVVTCNTDHHIITESIRTEIGLAFSPLTKGLTTVENIASISPMLGLLGTVVGIFNAFTVIAASGLDDPSAFATGIKFALVTTVLGLVVAIPHVLAFNYLNARMEQEQDEVENQVLLHLGKTLQERDARRLERA